From the Trifolium pratense cultivar HEN17-A07 linkage group LG4, ARS_RC_1.1, whole genome shotgun sequence genome, the window gctaactagtgtcccAGACACCTGTAAGGAAGTCAAAAGTATCTATGAAGATAAACAGTTATCTAGTTTTGGTAGGAGAATACTTAGTTACAGTGCCTTAGGCACATTTCAAACTGTTCTTCATGTAACTCAATCTAAACGCATCGTTTTAACCAATTTAAGTTGTATCAGTTGGCATACGAATTTTGacagttttataaaatattagtgCAGAACCGGATACACAGTTGCTAAGGCACGGTAGGTAAGTTTTTTCGGTTCTGCTACTTGCTATTTTTTCTTGCTAGACAAATGTTAGTAGTTAGTTGTTAggttaattaatattttcaccTTCACTAGGTTTAAACCCCGGTTGCAGTCCTTTTAACTACTCCAACTTGTTGAACCCTTAGCTCaaactagttgagctacccTACCCCATTTTAGAAGGATTATTAACTCGATGTTGTTGTTGCTTATAGCGCGGCTCGCTAGGGTTTTAGATAAGGAGAACAACaactcaacaacaaaaatagtTATAGTTCAAGTAGCTAGGTTTCACTAGGCATATTGGGCTACAAGTGCAGTGGTTTGTTATCACTCTACTGTTGCGCCAATGAGAATCCCTCACGTGGTGTCTTTCTTGTTTAGGACCAACGAGAATTGGGCATTCGCCCAGGCCCCATCAGTTGACTCTCAACTTGGAGGCCACATTTGCAGCCTCTGGCCCAACCCAGTGGAATCTGAACCATGTTCCACCACCTTAACTAGAAATTTGCTACTTGCTGGTTAATTTCATGGTTGTGATTAATTGCAATGATGAAATAGACAAGTCAATTTAATTAAGGACTGTCATTGAAGCTaagatataatttattttgatgtatTCTGCCTGGTAAGTGCTCAGTCAGTGCTTTAGAGTGTACTTGATCTTTAATCTTTGTTGCCCATGCTTAGTTTTTCAATGATCCGTAAAGCATCAAGTAGTCCTTTATTCTAACATATGATATCTTCCATTCTTCTGTAAGTCACTAGTTATGTGCTGATTTATACTTTTATAGATAATTAAGATATAGTATTTGATTGTTTAGAAGTTATTGAGATGGTTCCTGTAGATATGCTTAAGGGTTGATCTGTGCTAGACTTTCTAGAGAAAgctttatatgatttgtttGTCATAGTCGTTTGTTATTCTCTGCTTCTGTTAAAAGGTTAACGATCATTTGTTATGACTTGAAATAATTCGTCAGTTGAGTTGGGTTTGTTTTGCAATGCAGGGAAATGGGTTTGTGGACATTACTTGAGGGACTCCTGCTTCTGGCAAATGCTCTAGCAATATTAAATGAGGACCGCTTTCTTGTCCCTAAAGGATGGGGCTTATCAGATTTTTCAGGAGGTAGGACAAAGTCTTTCAAAGGCCAGATTATAGGTCTCATTTACGCAACTCAGTACCTACGAGTCCCTCTTATACTTTTTAACTCCGTCTTCATTATTGTAAAGTTGGTTTCTGGGTGATGTCTAGCAAGGTGAGATGTCAATACTTATAGCTATGcacattcttttaatttttctgtGTAGATTGTAGAGTatagtaataataatcataGCAACAGCATTATAACACAAGCTGCAATACATTTACAAATGGACCAAGTGTAGTTAACTGGATACTGTGTTTAGTTCACTGCATGGGTCTTcagtcattttatttttcctttctggATATTGGCAACAGCATGAAATAACTTAAAGAGCAAAGCAATACTCTCTTGCACACTTATTATTAGGTAAAATTCACGGGAATCTCTTTAGTATAGAATTGTGTCCCACGAAATAGGGAATGAAACATAATGTGATTTAGTGGTATCCGCGTGATTTTGTTTAATACAATATCAAAAGTGTGTTATAGAGTGTGCATTAGCTTATCTAGCTTGAACTTGAAGTATGGTTGTTTTGCCACTAATTGTTTTAGTTTTGAATGCTTAGCTAAATTTGGTGCTTGTTTGGCAGTTACAAGTAAATTTTTATTAGATTAAGATATAGTTTTGACcacaggaaaaataaaataaataaataaataaatagctGCAAACTTACCTAGTTGGTTATAGTGAAGTTCAAATCTAAAGCTAGCTTGTTCAGCAAACCTTAAGCAACTAATGNNNNNNNNNNNNNNNNNNNNNNNNNNNNNNNNNNNNNNNNNNNNNNNNNNNNNNNNNNNNNNNNNNNNNNNNNNNNNNNNNNNNNNNNNNNNNNNNNNNNNNNNNNNNNNNNNNNNNNNNNNNNNNNNNNNNNNNNNNNNNNNNNNNNNNNNNNNNNNNNNNNNNNNNNNNNNNNNNNNNNNNNNNNNNNNNNNNNNNNNNNNNNNNNNNNNNNNNNNNNNNNNNNNNNNNNNNNNNNNNNNNNNNNNNNNNNNNNNNNNNNNNNNNNNNNNNNNNNNNNNNNNNNNNNNNNNNNNNNNNNNNNNNNNNNNNNNNNNNNNNNNNNNNNNNNNNNNNNNNNNNNNNNNNNNNNNNNNNNNNNNNNNNNNNNNNNNNNNNNNNNNNNNNNNNNNNNNNNNNNNNNNNNNNNNNNNNNNNNNNNNNNNNNNNNNNNNNNNNNNNNNNNNNNNNNNNNNNNNNNNNNNNNNNNNNNNNNNNNNNNNNNNNNNNNNNNNNNNNNNAATATAAAACAGCTAAAAATTCAGCCCTTAGTTAAATATACATTCTATATTCTAGTTAAACTTTTgtctctttttgttttaaaaaaaaaacttttgtctCTTTTAAAATTCTCACTTACTTTTGTTCACGTACACCACCTCTTATGGAGTAATAGCATCAATTTCTTCCatcacattcaatcaatttCACTTTTTGTCATTAATCTCGTTTTGGATTATTGGTGCCGTATGTGAGAACTGGGGTTTAATCTATAAATGAGGGATAACAAACCCTTTAACTCCTTATTAAGGTCAAAATTGAGTGCAGTCAGACATCAGTACGTGATCGTCCGATCAAGATCAAACTATCCTAATTTAAGTAGtgtatttaaaattattaaatgaaatatcATTTTTTAGACTGTCTGATCTTAATTGGACGACCACAAATGTAGTGACTGCACAACTGcataaaaaaaaaggcttaaatatgttGTTAGTCCCTGCAGTTGTAGCTCATTTTGATATTGGaccctgcaattttttttttgtttggtttaagTCATTGCACTTTgaataaaattagtttttagtCTCTACTATTAGATCGACCGTTACAAAATGGAAGAAACTGACAAAGTGCTATGTGGCCAAATCATTTTATGCCACGTGGCACAGCAAAatcatacatacatatatatatatatatagctttaaattttattaagaatttaaacaattgatttttaatttgttttaatgttattattatactaGTAGGTCAGGCAGGCGTGGaaagcgcgttccgcgcctgccccTGTGtttaacttatgtaaaaaaaaaggtcttatgttattgtgagtttgttaataaaaaaaatttgttgctactaaaaaaatcaagggtattgtcggtattattgttaagtgttaTTTCAAATTACAGTGAAGGGCAAAATGAATCCAAAAAAAGCCAGCCCAaacccctttatatattgttattgttatagatagatgttatttcaaattatagtgaaggacaaaatggacaaaaaaaaaagtcagtcCAAACTCTCCTATCCcctatatatattgttttagaaactaatataaaataattatagatGAGTTTGGGCTGAACTTTTTTTATTGCCAATTTTACCCTTCAAAAACTTCCAttgatcaataataaaaaaaaaaaactgctctcaaatatcaaaattaaaattaacttcGGTGCACAATGCGTTTGGTTTTATTTCCTTTCTTGTAATTTTACTAATCTATACTCTTCACGAAGGGGATAACTCCACCTTTCACTGTTGATACCCAATTTTTGGTGGTTCGCGTTTCTGCCCCTTGCTGAACCGAATTGCTGCCTGCTCTTGCTCGCGTGTCACCGAGCAATTCGCTCTTAACCTCAGAAGTCTGGACCGATACTTTGCTTTCCAGATTGTCGGTATGCAAAATTCCCTTCATTCCTGGTTGCTTTTCAGATCTGTAAATTAACATGTTGATTGTTAGCGTTAAGCTTTACATAAGCTCATGTCTGTGGTATATAACGACCTCAAAAGCTATTGAAAAAAACGAAATCtgggtttattttgttttgctttaGGTTGTTTGCTATTTGGGCGCAATGGTTGATGCTTATAGCAATTTAAGTGATGTTCGTGTTGGAAATTTTCCATGGTGTTTGAAGGTTCGTGTGATTCGTCTTTGGGTGGTCAAATCCAATTTAATTTCTGGGCAAGAAAATTCAATTGAGCTTGTGCTTCTTGATGAAAaggttaaatattttatttgatttatttttgttcattttatatattgtatttatgtttttcttattaCACAAAATTGTTTCACAGGGATGCAAGGATACATGCTACTGTCCGGAGACACTTGATTCCTTTGTTTAAAGCTGTTATTATTGAAGGTGAAGTTTATACTTTATCTGCGTTTTCTGTTGTTGATGCTTATGGATTATGCAGGCCAACTAGGCATCCTTGTCGGTTGTTTTTTtcattctactactattttGGAGAAAATGGTGTGTCGAGCAATCAAAATGAATGGATTGTCGTTGGTGGACATTGGccaaattaattctcattcatGTGATAGTAATTATTTAGTTGGTaagttttatatgttttttgaaTTTCGTTATTTATTTTCTACATTGATTTTCTATTAAATTTTGGTTGTTAACCTATAGATTTTATGGGGGTAATGACTGGTATATCTTCCCAGAATGAGTTTCTTAAAGATGGTCAACGTGTCAAAATGATTGTTGTTGAGATATCTGATCACAGGTTATTGTTGTTTTATATTAATCTTTTTAATCGTAATCCATACTTTGTTTGTTGATTATTGCTTTgtggttaattttttattttttgatgatttattgtttgcaatttgaAGAGGTTTCTGTCATGTTGTTCTGTTTGGCGAAATTGTTGATTacttggttcagatgatgaccACTCTCGACGGAGGTCTACCGGTGGTTGTTATTCAATTTGCCAAGATCAGATTTTTTCGtggtaaattttttaatttgaaaatgtaTATTGATGTTTTCCCCAGTATTGGaaatcaactaacgatttgtaatgttttttgtatttttgtatagGTCGTGTTCTTTTACAGAATATTCAAAATCTAACTAGGATGTTGTTTAATCCTCCAGTTGATGAATCTGTACTTTTAGGAAGAAGGTATATTGGATATCTCTATAAGCATTCTCCTTCCATTATTCGTTTCACTTAGTTAATTAGAAATTGAGTTTCCTGTTTATTTGATATATTCCACATTTTTTATTGATAGGTTATCTAAAATGCGAGGTGGACCTGCAATGACTGTTCCGTTAATTGGTCCTCCCGTTAAACCTTCGGTCGTGGGATGATTTTCTTCGTCTATATCCAAAGAAAACTATTGCTGAGTTGAAATCTACATCTGATGATGGGCCATTTATTGTATCTGGTGTTGTGGATGGTTTGGTAATTGGAGAAGATTGGTGGTACCCTTCGTGTCGTTGTTCAAAACGTTTAATAATTAATGCTGGATATTATTACTGTAGAGGTTGTTCAAAGCATGTGTTTGAATTTGTCCCTAGGTAgccttttattgtttttttgtaaagttgttTTGATCTATGTGGTTATTgttgtttattgttattttatatttttctctacaAAAAATAATGGATTTTCGTGCATATAGGTTTCGCGTCAAAATACATGTTACCCGATGGCATTGATGATGCCATGTTTGTTCTTTCTGATGATGATGTCCGTTACCTGACCCGTACCAAGTGTAGCATTCAGCTTTCATCATCCAAGGTTGTTACTTTATTCTCTATTATTCATCTCATTTGTTGTTGTTCTATTCCcatatttttttgatttgtgtttttttcaaTGGTTTTAATTTAGCAGGTTTTGGAAGGAATTAATCCACCTAGTGCTTTGATGAAAATTGAAGGTGtaaaattgttgtttaagatTGTCATGGTGTCTTCTTTGAATCCTATATACAAAGGTGCTTTCAAAGTTTCTAGGGTTTGTCTTGATCCAGATATTTTCAATGCTTTTTCTCTTAAGGGAACACGCCATACTCCTGCAAAGGTTGTCTATTGTTGATGTGTGATTTCATTTAGATAGTGTTtgcttttttttatagtttcttGATGTATGGTTTTTAATTTAGCAGGTTTATAGGCCAGTAATGAGCGAGGTTGTCTATCCCTCGGGTTTTATTGAAGAGATCAATCAACATGGGGAATATTTATCAAACAAAAGATTGGCTGGTTCATTTGATAATACACTTGGGGAGGAAATTGCAGATCATCACAAGCGATCTAGAGATTGTTGAGGAAATTGCAGATCATCACAAGCGATCTAGAGATTGTTAAATGTTGTTtgtaactttatttttatttgatgtaattttaATGATGTTGAGATGTAGGGTCTAATGTGTTAAGTACTaaataattatgattttgtAATGTGTCTGACAGATGACGTTGTTGTTTGCTATTATAAATCATGTGTTATAATTGGTATTTGTTGCCAGATTTgtgtaaatttatatatatatatataagtggtATTAGTTGGTGATTGAATCAATTTGACTGCTTGTGTTTTggttttggatttgttttattcttAGTTACTATGGGGATAATTATCTTGCCTATTTTTTAGCCAATTTGGTCATCATTGCCGTTGCTATTGTtgcatttttatatataatttatagcCATTTTTTGAAGGTTATGAATGATAATCAATGGCCTGAATATTTAGTACTTCAATGGCCATTGaaattttgttcagtttatattaataaattaaatcaattgatgGTGGATtatgttaaaattaattattacttttGTTTACTCGGATACATGATTAATTTTGCAATTTTCTCTACtttaaaaatagatttaaattgattttaatatcaTATATCCCTCTTATGTTTACAAATTGAAATGATATTTTCAATGGTAATTAACCATACCACATAAATGATTATCTTATACTTCATTTTA encodes:
- the LOC123920960 gene encoding immediate early response 3-interacting protein 1-like isoform X2, with the protein product MGLWTLLEGLLLLANALAILNEDRFLVPKGWGLSDFSGGRTKSFKGQIIGLIYATQYLRVPLILFNSVFIIVKLVSG
- the LOC123922374 gene encoding uncharacterized protein LOC123922374, producing MVDAYSNLSDVRVGNFPWCLKVRVIRLWVVKSNLISGDARIHATVRRHLIPLFKAVIIEGEVYTLSAFSVVDAYGLCRPTRHPYFMGVMTGISSQNEFLKDGQRVKMIVVEISDHRGFCHVVLFGEIVDYLVQMMTTLDGGLPVVVIQFAKIRFFRGRVLLQNIQNLTRMLFNPPVDESVLLGRRLSKMRGGPAMTVPLIGPPVKPSVVG